CCTGTTGGATCATCGTGAATGAGGTCGTTATTGGCAAATGAGCCGACAGTTGTATTTTTGATTGTCACCTTGAATTTTTCGGGATGAAGCCCAACCGGACTGTGAGCTGTCATGGCAAACTGGTGCCAAAAGCCGGATTGAATGACACCTGCCTCGAACAACTGACGAACCACGTCGAGCGAATCGATCGTTTCCTGAGCTGTTTGCGTTGGGAAACCATACATCAGGTAAGCATGAACCATTATTCCTGCCTGGGTGAAATTGTCAGTAACCTTGGCTACTTTGCTCAGACTTACACCTTTGTTAATCATTCCAAGCAATCGGTCGGAAGCAACTTCCAGCCCACCGGAAACGGCAATGCAGCCTGACTCTTTCAGCAGCAAGCAAACGTCGTAGGTAAAACTTTTCTCGAAACGAATGTTTGTCCACCAAACCACGCTTAACTTTCTACGAATAATTTCGAGTGCCAGCGCACGCATCAATGCAGGAGGTGCGGCTTCGTCGACAAAGTGAAAGCCAATTTGTCCGGTTTGCTCAATGAGCTGTTCAATGCGGTCGCACAGGGATTTTACGCTGCTGGGCTCGTAGCGCCGGATGTAGTCGAGCGACGTGTCGCAAAAAGTACATCGGCCCCAGTAGCAACCGTGAGCTAGCGTTAGCTTGTTCCAGCGTCCATCGCTCCACAGGCGGTGCATGGGGTTCACAATTTCAATCACCGAAAGATAGTTGTCAAGCGGCAGATCAGAATAGTCGGGAGCACCCACATCGGCCTGGAAAATGTCGTTTTCAGTAGCTTCATCGCAATAAACCACCGTGTCATTTTCACACCTGAACGTACGTTTTAACTGATTGGCTTCTCGCTTTCCATCCAAATATTCGAGGAGTAAAAGGGTGGGAGCCTCGCCATCGTCAAGCGTAATAAAGTCGAGATAATCGAATACGCGCGGATCAGAAATTGAACGTAATTCAGTATTTGGAAAACCTCCACCCATCACAATTTTAATTTCCGGATAATGTTTTTTTAACCACTGTCCACTTTTCAGGGCACTATATAAATTTCCCGGAAAAGGCACCGAAAACGCCACAACAGTTGGTTGATATTGTTCTATTTTTTGCTGAAGCAAAGTGGCCAGCAACTGGTCGATAAAACTATCCGGAGCCTGAAGTGATTCGTGCAGTTCGTCAAAGGTATTGGCCGATCGCCCCAGTCGTTCGGCATAGCGGCTGAAACCAAAATGAGAATCAACGGTTTCGACAATTAGATCCGATAAGTCTTCGAGGTAAAGCGTTACCAAATGCTTGGCTTTATCGTGTAAACCCATGGTTCCAAAAGCCCAGTCGAGGTCTTCGGTATTTGCAAAGCGCGACGCCTCGGGGAGGTAGTTTCCTTCGCAAATAATATGAGCCAGAGCACTGTTTTTATTCTGAAGCAAGGCAATCACCGGGTCAATTGTTCGGATATATTCAGCACGCATGTCAAAAATACGCTGGCTGTTTTTCGACAGCACAGGTTTTTCAGCCTCTATTTTCTGAAAAAGAGCGGTTAATCCGGCACCTGAAAACAACGCTAATATGACTTCAATTCCTAAATCACATTGATTGGAATTGATGGAACGAGTATTTAAAAATCCTTTCAAATAAGCTGTTGCAGGATACGGCGTATTCAACTGTGTAAAAGGCGGTGTGATGAAAAGTATTTTGTGGCTCACTTTCAATAATTATATTGGTAAAAGTAATATAAACCATCGAAAGATGAATTTGATGACCCCAAGAGCAACTCAGGCTTATCTATTCTGAAGCAGTGTAAAAGAAGAACTCTTCAGTTGATTCTACTTCAATGCTTCCATCCCAGCCATCATCGGCCCAGCCAAATCGTGAAGGGCCAGTTCCTCCGCTTCGGCCGTCGGAGCCATCAGGATTACCATTGCCACCTCTCCTCGGCGGCCGCCATCACCACCACCACCATTTTTCCTCCCGATTCGCCGTTGCTGGATGCACTAATCAAGTTTTGAAAGGGGCGGGCATCGTCGGTAAAAAATAGGGTGATGTGTCCACCATTGCCACCATGATAACGTGCTGACCCGTCGGATCCATCACTTCCATTGTGGCCGGAATAGCCAGATCGTCCATACAAATTTAATCTATAGTCGTGTTTGTAATTCAGCAAGATTGAAAAGGTATCGGATACGGCTTGGTTTGTTTTTGAATTCACAATTAAACCAACCCGGTGATTGTCGATGTTTCTAAAATCGGGATCGATTGTGAATTTCCCATTATCCCAATCACGACCCTGGGGGATAAATATGAAATTATCGGCTTCTTTTTTTATTCTCAGCTTGTCGTAAATTTGAACTACTTTGTTATTGAATAGTGAAACGACTTCTCCATCAAACCTCTGCATTTCAAAAACCGATCCCTCTTTAATGATCGTTCAGAAATATATTGTTAAGCATAGGCAGAGAGAGTGTCTGCTATTTTTCATTTCTGTTGTAACCGTGAAAAAAGCGTTGTAATTTGGGTGCAGTAAATTTTAAAAATTATGATTGGATTTGATAATGGTGTTTTTAGAGAGTTGGCAGAAATCAGTATTCCCATTACGAGTCTTTCTATTAATCGCAGCTACGGTGCCTTTGAGTTTTTAGAAGTGATTAACGGGAATCCTTTTTATGGTGATCGACATCTCAAGCGTTTTTTAAAAACAATGGCAATATTAAAGTTGACCACTAATTTTGATGATCAATTAAAATGGATACTAGATGAATTAATTGAACGAAATAACTTGACTAGTAGCTTTGTAAAGCTGTTTGTTTTACCTCATGAAGTAAAGTTCGACGGAATTTACCAGGCGGCACTCTATGTTTTCCCAACTCAAATGCCGGATTATCCAACTTCATTTTATACTGATGGAGTTCGTTTGGTGATGAAACAATATCAGCGCTTTCTGCCGGAAGCAAAATCGACCAACTATTTAGCCGGGCAGTATTGGATGAATGAGCAAACCGATCAACGGGTGACCGACATCTTATTTCACAATGGCGAAACCGTGCAGGAAACTTCGCGCGGCAATGTTTTTGCCGTTATAAATGGTAACGTCATTACACCCTCAGAAAATGTATTGGATGGTGTTACCCGGCGTGTCGTGATTGAACTGCTGAAGGAACAGTGTATTCCTTTTAAGGAAACTGAGCTCTCCATTGAAACACTTCTGGCAGCAGATGAAGTATTCCTGGCAAGTACTACCAAACACATTATGCCTGTTACGACGATCGATGACCGCACGATTGCGGATGGAGAACCGGGTAAATTTAGTAAAAAAGTGATGCAGGTGTTTCAGCATCACTGCAGGAATTATGGACTGAACGGCTAGCTATGTTTCCAGTTTCTCCAGTTCTTCTCTTTTTTAGCTTGGCTAATGGGAATAACCTTTCGGGTAATATTGATGGAGTGGTTTTTCCTTATTTTGTAAAACCCTACTGACATACTGTTGTCATTTGCTGCCGTTTTCTTTGTGGAAATAAACATGAATAATTATCAGAAATCATGGAACGACAAGTATCTATTCGTATTCTACTTCTCGTTTCTTTTTATTAATTAATCCTCAAATGCCATGGAGAGAAAAACAATCGAAAAGCAAACTGTACTGATGTACTCAACGACAACAACACTAGCAACACTTATGAGTGATGCGGGAGAAATTCCAAAGGAAATTGAAGCAAAAGCTCGAGAATTG
The genomic region above belongs to uncultured Sunxiuqinia sp. and contains:
- a CDS encoding B12-binding domain-containing radical SAM protein, coding for MSHKILFITPPFTQLNTPYPATAYLKGFLNTRSINSNQCDLGIEVILALFSGAGLTALFQKIEAEKPVLSKNSQRIFDMRAEYIRTIDPVIALLQNKNSALAHIICEGNYLPEASRFANTEDLDWAFGTMGLHDKAKHLVTLYLEDLSDLIVETVDSHFGFSRYAERLGRSANTFDELHESLQAPDSFIDQLLATLLQQKIEQYQPTVVAFSVPFPGNLYSALKSGQWLKKHYPEIKIVMGGGFPNTELRSISDPRVFDYLDFITLDDGEAPTLLLLEYLDGKREANQLKRTFRCENDTVVYCDEATENDIFQADVGAPDYSDLPLDNYLSVIEIVNPMHRLWSDGRWNKLTLAHGCYWGRCTFCDTSLDYIRRYEPSSVKSLCDRIEQLIEQTGQIGFHFVDEAAPPALMRALALEIIRRKLSVVWWTNIRFEKSFTYDVCLLLKESGCIAVSGGLEVASDRLLGMINKGVSLSKVAKVTDNFTQAGIMVHAYLMYGFPTQTAQETIDSLDVVRQLFEAGVIQSGFWHQFAMTAHSPVGLHPEKFKVTIKNTTVGSFANNDLIHDDPTGCKHELFSEGLKKSLFNYMHAIGFEMPLETWFDFKVPRTAVKPNFIEQAIESQEYLPTSSSASVLWLGGKATMNYFSKKKKSQVYPMAELTFQNKKAETTIQLKESEGKWLFDQLPKLSIENETLPTFDELQTSFEDQTNEDFILFWNSKPMMRLRKNGLLVL
- a CDS encoding aminotransferase class IV, with protein sequence MIGFDNGVFRELAEISIPITSLSINRSYGAFEFLEVINGNPFYGDRHLKRFLKTMAILKLTTNFDDQLKWILDELIERNNLTSSFVKLFVLPHEVKFDGIYQAALYVFPTQMPDYPTSFYTDGVRLVMKQYQRFLPEAKSTNYLAGQYWMNEQTDQRVTDILFHNGETVQETSRGNVFAVINGNVITPSENVLDGVTRRVVIELLKEQCIPFKETELSIETLLAADEVFLASTTKHIMPVTTIDDRTIADGEPGKFSKKVMQVFQHHCRNYGLNG